A window of the Planococcus citri chromosome 4, ihPlaCitr1.1, whole genome shotgun sequence genome harbors these coding sequences:
- the LOC135842746 gene encoding uncharacterized protein LOC135842746, translating into MLIDIPVEEISNFLHVLKKELPQSLFAINFIETCNKWKQKNDQLQISLLYTERSMESGVFIGIMRSGCNGILVTFYAFDSHENDLETSLKHAPVDWKNVTAFECIIEKHIPTVEKLISDQCVKMRFYPLTMVSMPKEDALKLEIICPDEVELAPLREQHIDEIYKVWLMKDTFHIDTLRNSLRYNDEAAYGVFCKTSGELLTRCLRSHSGFLIALQTVEKAHNKGYARLLLKYVAKNMAERDILPCSYTADFNQTALHVFQSTGYKEMCKMRNYCLAEYYT; encoded by the exons ATGCTGATTGATATACCTgtcgaagaaatttcaaatttccttcatgttttaaaaaaggaaCTGCCGCAGTCATTgttt gCAATCAACTTTATCGAAACTTGCAATAAATGgaagcaaaaaaatgaccaattacAAATCTCCTTGTTGTATACTGAACGCAGCATGGAATCCGGTGTGTTTATTGGAATCATGAGATCA GGTTGCAACGGAATATTAGTTACTTTCTATGCATTCGATAGTCACGAAAATGATCTGGAAACATCTCTAAAGCATGCACCAGTGGATTGGAAAAATGTGACCGCGTTTGAATGTATTATCGAAAAACACATACCCACAGTTGAAAAGCTGATATCTGATCAATGTGTAAAAATGCGTTTTTATCCACTCACTATGGTCTCAATGCCCAAAGAGGAtgctttaaaacttgaaataat ATGCCCAGATGAAGTTGAATTGGCACCATTAAGAGAACAacatattgatgaaatttataaaGTATGGCTTATGAAGGATACATTCCACATCGACACCTTGAGAAATAGCCTACGTTATAACGACGAAGCAGCATATGGAGTATTCTGCAAAACCTCAGGCGAACTACTAACTAGATGTCTCAGATCCCATTCTGGTTTCTTGATAGCTTTACAAACAGTGGAAAAGGCCCATAATAAAGGATATGCTAGACTGTTACTGAAATATGTCGCTAAGAATATGGCTGAAAGGGATATATTACCTTGTAGTTATACGGCTGATTTTAATCAAACTGCGTTGCACGTGTTTCAATCAACAGGATATAAGGAGATGtgcaaaatgagaaattattgtTTAGCAGAATATTATACAtga